A part of Thiomicrorhabdus sediminis genomic DNA contains:
- a CDS encoding response regulator transcription factor: MKRPLIFVQDPNALKNWLKAAGDSAKVLFDLMDLQSRYAPQNHILLIQISEASKTETIVELAKQYDIIAFSNTTNDFEGLQLFQQGVKGYLNAFATPERIQQAIETVQSGNVWLGQSVMQAMISSLLQGQPNMANHSWKEKLTERELEATELVLQSKTNKEIAESLSITERTVKAHLHNVFEKLDVSDRLALVLKINNWA; the protein is encoded by the coding sequence ATGAAAAGGCCCTTAATATTTGTACAAGACCCGAATGCGTTAAAAAACTGGCTTAAAGCTGCCGGTGATAGCGCGAAGGTATTGTTTGATCTAATGGATTTGCAATCACGCTATGCACCACAAAACCATATCCTGCTTATCCAGATTTCAGAGGCATCAAAAACCGAAACCATTGTCGAACTGGCAAAACAATACGACATTATCGCTTTTTCCAACACCACTAACGATTTTGAAGGTTTGCAACTTTTTCAGCAGGGTGTCAAAGGGTATCTGAATGCTTTCGCCACACCGGAACGCATTCAGCAAGCGATTGAGACCGTACAATCCGGCAATGTCTGGCTCGGTCAATCAGTTATGCAGGCGATGATAAGCTCTCTGTTGCAAGGACAACCTAATATGGCCAATCACTCCTGGAAGGAAAAACTGACCGAACGTGAACTGGAAGCCACCGAACTGGTTCTGCAAAGCAAAACCAATAAAGAGATTGCCGAATCATTAAGCATTACGGAAAGAACGGTGAAGGCTCACCTTCACAATGTATTTGAGAAGCTTGATGTTTCCGACCGACTGGCTCTGGTACTAAAAATAAATAATTGGGCTTAA
- a CDS encoding HlyD family type I secretion periplasmic adaptor subunit, whose protein sequence is MKQNRTKPSRISEQDIAYMSSLSQAALEKPTIKSQLVVWVVLLVMIWLIVWASMAELDKIVRGDGKVVPSSQIQIIQNLEGGIVEQLFISSGDKVNKGQILLKLDNTQFASSFGESEVKEAELTAKSQRLAAEAFGDVFSAQKVSDDARIQALYDREFQLYQARQRQLHTNDDILVEQIEQKKLELQDAYSQQKQLKRSLDLLREEVDVMKPLVAQGIASQVDLLKLQREENEALSKLKQVEYSIPKLKSAITEARSKRIEAKETFSNQAHEELNQVLAEKEQLSKSKEALQDRVDRTDVKSPVNGTIKQLFVNTIGGVVQPGSDIVEIVPDDDSLVLETKITPADIGFIYPGLKAKIKFTAYDFAIYGGLDGTVERITADTITDEEGNSYYIARIKTDRNHLGSVKDPLYLLPGMTATVDVIVGKHTVLDYLLKPIIKAKDTALRES, encoded by the coding sequence ATGAAACAGAATAGAACAAAACCAAGCCGAATCTCAGAGCAAGACATCGCCTATATGTCTAGTCTCAGCCAGGCTGCGTTGGAAAAACCGACAATCAAATCACAACTGGTGGTTTGGGTGGTTCTATTGGTGATGATCTGGCTGATCGTTTGGGCCAGCATGGCCGAATTAGACAAAATTGTCCGCGGCGACGGTAAAGTCGTACCATCAAGCCAAATTCAAATTATTCAAAACCTCGAAGGCGGTATTGTCGAACAGCTTTTCATCAGCTCCGGTGATAAGGTTAACAAAGGCCAAATCCTGCTTAAACTTGATAATACCCAGTTCGCCAGCTCATTCGGTGAAAGCGAAGTTAAGGAAGCGGAATTAACGGCAAAATCGCAACGTTTGGCAGCAGAAGCGTTTGGCGATGTTTTCAGCGCACAGAAAGTCTCCGATGACGCACGCATTCAAGCCTTGTATGATCGTGAATTCCAGCTCTATCAAGCCCGCCAACGTCAACTCCATACCAATGACGATATCTTGGTAGAACAGATCGAACAAAAAAAGCTCGAGTTACAAGACGCCTACAGTCAGCAAAAGCAACTCAAACGCTCACTTGACCTATTACGTGAAGAAGTCGATGTAATGAAACCGCTGGTGGCGCAGGGCATCGCTTCACAGGTCGATTTACTTAAATTGCAGCGTGAAGAAAACGAAGCCCTATCCAAACTCAAGCAAGTCGAATACTCGATTCCAAAACTAAAATCTGCGATTACCGAAGCCCGTTCAAAACGCATCGAGGCCAAGGAGACCTTCTCCAACCAGGCGCATGAAGAACTCAATCAGGTACTTGCCGAGAAAGAGCAGCTCAGCAAATCCAAAGAAGCCCTACAAGACCGTGTTGATAGAACCGATGTAAAGTCTCCGGTAAATGGAACCATCAAGCAACTGTTCGTCAATACCATTGGCGGAGTGGTTCAGCCAGGTAGTGACATTGTCGAAATCGTACCGGATGATGATTCTTTGGTGCTGGAGACCAAAATCACACCGGCAGATATCGGTTTTATCTATCCGGGTCTGAAGGCCAAAATCAAATTTACCGCTTATGACTTTGCCATCTATGGCGGTCTTGACGGAACAGTTGAACGTATCACCGCCGATACCATTACAGATGAAGAAGGCAACAGTTATTACATAGCCCGCATTAAAACCGACAGAAACCACCTCGGCAGCGTCAAAGACCCGCTTTATCTGCTCCCGGGTATGACCGCAACCGTAGATGTCATCGTCGGCAAGCATACGGTTCTGGATTATTTACTTAAACCTATTATTAAAGCCAAGGACACCGCCTTGAGAGAATCCTAA